One window from the genome of Glycine soja cultivar W05 chromosome 12, ASM419377v2, whole genome shotgun sequence encodes:
- the LOC114378593 gene encoding cyanogenic beta-glucosidase-like, with translation MKQTTKQDISQDMAFSGYFLLGLIALVIVRSSKVTCEELAVNTVSPIIDISLSRNSFPEGFIFGAGSSSYQFEGAAKEGGREPSVWDTFTHNYPGKIMDRSNGDVAIDSYHHYKEDVGMMKDMNLDSYRFSISWSRILPKGKLSGGINQEGINYYNNLINELVANGIQPLVTLFHWDLPQALEDEYGGFLSPRIVKDFRDYAELCFREFGDRVKYWVTLNEPWSYSQNGYANGRMAPGRCSAWMNLNCTGGDSSTEPYLVTHHQLLAHATAVRVYKTKYQASQSGVIGITLVANWFLPLRDTKSDQKATERAIDFMYGWFVDPLTSGDYPKSMRSLVRTRLPKFTAEQSKLLIGSFDFIGLNYYSTTYASDAPHLSNARPSYLTDSLVTPAYERDGKPIGIKIASDWLYVYPRGIRDLLLYTKEKYNNPLIYITENGINEYNEPILSLEESLMDIFRIDYHYRHLFYLRSAIRDGANVKGYYVWSLFDNFEWSSGYTSRFGMIFVDYKNNLKRYQKLSAQWFKNFLRKETRLYSSCK, from the exons ATGAAACAAACGACTAAGCAAGATATATCACAAGATATGGCATTCAGCGGTTATTTCCTTTTGGGCCTCATAGCTCTTGTTATTGTTAGGTCTTCCAAAGTTACATGCGAAGAATTAGCAGTTAATACAGTTTCACCTATTATTGACATTTCACTCAGTCGGAACAGTTTCCCAGAAGGGTTCATCTTTGGGGCGGGATCTTCCTCGTACCAGTTCGAAGGTGCAGCAAAGGAAGGTGGTAGAGAACCAAGTGTATGGGATACCTTCACCCATAATTATCCAGGTAAGATCATGGATAGAAGCAACGGAGACGTCGCCATTGACTCATATCACCACTACAAGGAAGATGTTGGGATGATGAAGGATATGAATTTGGATTCATATAGATTTTCCATATCATGGTCAAGGATTCTCCCTA AAGGAAAGCTAAGTGGAGGTATAAATCAAGAAGGAATCAACTATTACAACAACCTTATCAATGAGCTAGTAgctaatg GTATACAACCACTTGTGACTCTTTTTCATTGGGATCTTCCCCAAGCATTAGAAGATGAGTATGGTGGCTTTTTAAGTCCGCGCATAGT GAAAGATTTCCGAGACTATGCGGAACTTTGCTTCAGGGAATTTGGTGATAGGGTAAAGTATTGGGTTACATTGAATGAGCCATGGAGTTACAGCCAAAATGGCTATGCAAATGGGCGAATGGCACCTGGTCGTTGTTCTGCTTGGATGAATCTGAATTGCACTGGAGGTGATTCTTCAACGGAGCCTTATTTGGTTACACATCACCAACTTCTTGCTCATGCAACAGCTGTTCGTGTGTACAAGACCAAGTATCAG GCATCTCAAAGTGGTGTGATAGGCATAACCTTGGTAGCTAATTGGTTTTTGCCGCTCAGAGATACCAAATCTGATCAAAAGGCTACAGAAAGAGCAATTGACTTCATGTATGGATG gtTCGTGGATCCATTAACCTCTGGAGACTATCCAAAAAGCATGAGATCACTTGTGCGGACACGATTACCAAAGTTTACTGCAGAGCAATCCAAACTACTTATTGGTTCATTTGATTTTATTGGCCTAAACTATTACTCTACAACATATGCCTCTGATGCACCTCATCTAAGTAACGCCCGACCTAGCTACTTAACAGATTCTCTTGTCACTCCTGCAT ATGAACGTGATGGGAAACCTATTGGAATAAAG ATTGCCTCTGATTGGTTATATGTTTATCCAAGAGGAATTCGAGATCTTTTATTATATACCAAGGAAAAGTACAACAATCCTTTGATTTACATCACTGAAAATG gTATAAATGAGTATAATGAACCAATATTATCACTTGAAGAGTCTCTTATGGATATATTCAGAATTGATTATCATTATCGTCATCTCTTTTATCTTCGATCAGCAATTAG GGATGGTGCAAATGTGAAAGGATATTATGTATGGTCTTTGTTCGACAATTTTGAGTGGTCTTCAGGCTATACATCACGTTTCGGGATGATCTTCGtggattataaaaataatttgaagagATACCAAAAACTCTCTGCACAATGGTTCAAGAATTTTCTCAGGAAAGAAACCAGGCTTTATAGCTCTTgtaaataa